Proteins from a genomic interval of Salinarchaeum sp. Harcht-Bsk1:
- a CDS encoding 50S ribosomal protein L37ae, with amino-acid sequence MSSNSSRTGSAGRFGARYGRVARKRVAEIEADTRDDHECPECGRERVVRTDTGIWECETCNYTFTGGAYRPQTPAGTTVRRSIRAALAEDEDDE; translated from the coding sequence ATGAGCAGCAATTCGAGTCGGACCGGCAGTGCCGGCCGATTCGGTGCACGCTACGGGCGCGTCGCCCGCAAGCGCGTCGCCGAGATCGAGGCCGACACGCGCGACGACCACGAGTGCCCCGAGTGTGGTCGCGAGCGCGTCGTCCGGACCGACACCGGCATCTGGGAGTGCGAGACCTGCAACTACACGTTCACTGGCGGCGCCTACCGTCCCCAGACCCCGGCCGGGACCACGGTCCGACGGTCGATCCGCGCTGCCCTCGCCGAGGACGAAGACGACGAATGA
- a CDS encoding DUF2103 domain-containing protein, which yields MDCRRCAEPLDRPGDYCLVCNTANADAVVIDADRERATLTMLDEDAVVGSSVVRTTEEDGENAIKELRAFAGQIADELHRKRPETVYAAGDRQVLREIQGESQYELLRVTGDDPVETAIDRRGERSLDVVDAAPAEKIGGSHSTLIGGREGMRAIRTVAGHPHVKKVIPGPIDAGGTGSQSGLRAKATRADAGGNVRLLLRDGSSVQENRVVTTAREADAGELIREDLNAALDEADLY from the coding sequence ATGGACTGCCGGCGTTGTGCGGAGCCACTCGACCGACCGGGCGATTACTGTCTGGTCTGTAACACTGCCAACGCCGACGCAGTGGTGATCGACGCCGACCGCGAGCGGGCCACGCTGACGATGCTCGACGAGGACGCCGTGGTCGGATCGAGCGTGGTGCGGACCACCGAGGAGGACGGCGAGAACGCGATTAAGGAACTCCGGGCGTTCGCCGGCCAGATCGCGGACGAACTCCACCGCAAACGGCCGGAAACCGTCTACGCTGCCGGCGACCGGCAGGTCCTCAGGGAGATCCAGGGCGAGAGCCAGTACGAACTCCTCCGCGTGACCGGTGACGACCCCGTCGAAACCGCGATCGACCGCCGGGGCGAACGCTCCCTCGACGTGGTCGACGCCGCTCCCGCAGAGAAGATCGGCGGCTCGCACTCCACGCTGATCGGGGGCCGCGAGGGGATGCGCGCGATCCGGACCGTCGCCGGCCACCCGCACGTGAAGAAGGTGATTCCGGGCCCGATCGACGCCGGTGGGACGGGCTCCCAGTCGGGGCTCCGCGCGAAGGCCACCCGCGCCGACGCCGGCGGGAACGTGCGCCTGCTCTTGCGCGACGGCTCTTCCGTCCAGGAGAACCGGGTTGTCACCACCGCGAGAGAGGCCGACGCCGGGGAGTTGATCCGTGAGGACCTCAACGCCGCCCTCGACGAGGCCGACCTCTACTGA
- a CDS encoding phosphotransferase family protein, with protein sequence MTRSVHDALASHPVETTVHRRLHDVRPHEVFEVTYDGQRVVCKVAQHPLGDPELEARILQFVAAETPVPVPPIMAVGSDHFVAGWCRDLPADPTVDETRSRAMGAGLARLHESASERFDAPGHLEAENGSLALDADDRWSDTLVAFLDERRRFLEPRGYGDVATEVLGLVEAFPEAFDDVGDPTLLHGNALPDHVGIDRSADPARVTRVIDFEHALVGPPAFDLLRSIGPTYGPPGATHDPDGRAAFLEGYATVRPLPADLEETFRPLGVVNGVAYLRALHLQRGDRDAPQSVARRARGLAEHVLEAASEVRSALRSE encoded by the coding sequence ATGACCAGATCAGTTCACGACGCGCTCGCATCGCACCCGGTCGAAACGACGGTCCACCGGCGGCTGCACGACGTCCGCCCGCACGAGGTCTTCGAGGTGACCTACGACGGACAGCGCGTTGTTTGCAAGGTCGCCCAGCATCCGCTCGGCGATCCCGAACTCGAGGCACGAATCCTCCAGTTCGTCGCCGCGGAGACGCCCGTTCCCGTCCCGCCGATCATGGCGGTCGGATCAGACCACTTCGTCGCCGGCTGGTGCCGGGACCTGCCGGCGGATCCGACCGTCGACGAGACGAGAAGTCGGGCGATGGGTGCCGGCCTCGCTCGGCTCCACGAGTCAGCGAGCGAACGGTTCGACGCCCCGGGGCACCTGGAGGCCGAGAACGGCTCGCTCGCCCTCGACGCCGACGACCGCTGGAGCGACACGCTCGTAGCGTTCCTCGATGAGCGACGTCGCTTCCTCGAACCACGCGGGTACGGCGACGTGGCGACCGAGGTGCTCGGCCTGGTCGAAGCGTTCCCCGAGGCCTTCGACGACGTCGGCGACCCTACCCTGCTCCACGGCAACGCCCTCCCGGACCACGTCGGGATCGACCGATCCGCGGATCCCGCCCGTGTCACCCGCGTCATCGACTTCGAGCACGCACTCGTGGGACCACCTGCGTTCGATCTCCTGCGATCGATCGGACCGACCTACGGGCCGCCGGGCGCGACCCACGATCCCGACGGTCGAGCGGCGTTCCTCGAGGGCTACGCCACGGTTCGCCCGCTCCCAGCGGACCTGGAGGAAACGTTCCGGCCGCTCGGCGTCGTCAACGGCGTCGCGTACCTCAGGGCGCTGCACCTCCAGCGCGGTGACCGCGACGCACCGCAGTCTGTCGCTCGCCGGGCGCGGGGGCTGGCGGAGCACGTGCTCGAAGCAGCATCCGAGGTCAGGTCGGCCCTCAGGTCGGAGTAA
- a CDS encoding citrate synthase/methylcitrate synthase, with the protein MADSDVARGLEGITVAETRLSDIDGEQGELVIGGFPLGELAGNATYEETLFLLFEDRLPDAEELEDFRADLAGRREISDEVRAVLRQAAEQDKPAMDALRMGAAAANLDQGEEDPEADAKRVIAIFPTIVATYWRYRQGEEPVEPREDLRHAANYLYMLDGEVPDEAEARGLETYLNTVVDHGLNASTFSARVVVSTESDVVSAATAAVGTLKGPLHGGAPGPVLEDLQAVYESGDPEGYVQQKLENGERIMGFGHRVYRVRDPRAAVLSSAAEQFYQDGGDAAFFEAAEEYEEVAVAALEEHKPDRRLETNVEFYTAALLHGVGIPRQLFTATFGISRSGGWMAHCLEQLEDNRLIRPSSNYVGDSGRTWTPVDER; encoded by the coding sequence ATGGCCGATTCCGACGTCGCGAGGGGACTCGAGGGAATCACCGTCGCCGAGACGCGTCTGAGCGACATCGACGGCGAGCAGGGGGAACTCGTCATCGGTGGCTTCCCGCTCGGCGAACTGGCTGGCAACGCGACCTACGAGGAGACCCTCTTCCTGCTCTTCGAGGATCGATTGCCGGACGCAGAGGAACTCGAGGATTTCCGAGCGGATCTCGCGGGCCGCCGCGAGATCAGCGACGAGGTCCGGGCCGTGCTCCGGCAGGCCGCCGAGCAGGACAAGCCCGCGATGGACGCGCTACGGATGGGCGCCGCGGCAGCGAACCTCGACCAGGGCGAGGAGGATCCTGAGGCCGACGCGAAGCGCGTCATCGCCATCTTCCCGACGATCGTCGCGACGTACTGGCGGTACCGTCAGGGTGAGGAGCCCGTCGAGCCGCGCGAGGATCTCCGCCACGCCGCGAACTACCTCTACATGCTCGACGGCGAGGTGCCCGACGAGGCAGAGGCCCGCGGCCTCGAGACGTACCTCAACACGGTCGTCGATCACGGGCTCAACGCGTCGACGTTCTCCGCGCGGGTCGTGGTCTCGACGGAGTCCGACGTCGTCTCCGCGGCCACGGCCGCAGTCGGCACGCTGAAGGGTCCGCTCCACGGCGGTGCGCCCGGTCCGGTCCTCGAGGACCTCCAGGCCGTCTACGAGTCCGGCGATCCCGAGGGCTACGTCCAGCAGAAGCTCGAAAACGGCGAGCGCATCATGGGCTTCGGTCACCGCGTCTACCGGGTGCGTGATCCCCGCGCCGCGGTGCTCTCCTCGGCAGCCGAGCAGTTCTACCAGGACGGCGGCGACGCTGCGTTCTTCGAGGCAGCAGAGGAGTACGAGGAGGTCGCCGTCGCCGCACTCGAAGAGCACAAACCGGATCGCCGCCTCGAGACGAACGTCGAGTTCTACACCGCAGCACTCCTCCACGGCGTCGGCATCCCCCGACAGCTGTTCACTGCGACGTTCGGCATCTCGCGCTCCGGCGGCTGGATGGCCCACTGTCTCGAACAGCTCGAAGACAACCGGCTGATCCGCCCGAGTTCGAACTACGTCGGCGATTCCGGTCGGACCTGGACGCCCGTCGACGAGCGGTAA
- the truD gene encoding tRNA pseudouridine(13) synthase TruD has protein sequence MADSSDDGATRRFDLRPAHPTEQAVGIEHYVTDVDGTGGRLRRSPDDFRVREIERIDPEPIDADPGAYGHVVVRATLRSWDTNDFAGTLSDRLGISRHRVHWAGTKDKRAVTTQLFSIDGVDPAVIPGAGAASSVDGAADATGQKATPAIDEADVEVLGRLGRSIELGDLVGNEFEVRITDAERPEHVGPITDALATFRTGGDAPDRDEPGNPTPVAVPNFFGQQRFGSRRPITHAVGLAIVRGEWREAVRIYVADAYDSEPDSTQDARAAAGDCFDDGDWTGALDAMPNRLGYERTLLHALERADADPGDDAAVFREALADLPENLQRMFVHAAQSYAFNRILSARLDAGLPFHEPVAGDVVCFADAGAPEEVALPDTDRLQAVTADRVDTIARHCERGRAFVTAPLVGTDTDLGDGDPGEIERRILDDLDLSPGDFDLPDPFGSTGTRRAVLVGTELSIDDHDEPTLSFALPKGSYATVLLREYLKVDPIALG, from the coding sequence ATGGCCGACTCGTCCGACGACGGAGCTACGCGACGGTTCGATCTCCGGCCCGCACACCCGACGGAGCAGGCCGTCGGCATCGAGCACTACGTCACCGACGTCGACGGGACCGGCGGGCGCCTCCGACGCTCGCCCGACGACTTCCGCGTCCGCGAGATCGAGCGGATCGATCCGGAGCCGATCGACGCCGATCCGGGAGCCTATGGACACGTGGTCGTGCGTGCGACGCTCCGGAGCTGGGACACCAACGACTTCGCCGGAACCCTCTCTGATCGGCTCGGAATTAGCCGTCACCGCGTGCACTGGGCCGGCACGAAGGACAAGCGCGCGGTGACGACGCAGCTGTTCTCGATCGACGGCGTCGATCCGGCGGTGATCCCGGGGGCTGGAGCGGCGAGCAGCGTCGACGGGGCTGCCGACGCGACCGGCCAGAAAGCCACTCCCGCCATCGACGAGGCCGACGTCGAGGTGCTCGGCAGGCTCGGTCGCTCGATCGAACTCGGCGACCTCGTCGGCAACGAATTCGAGGTGAGGATCACCGACGCCGAGCGGCCGGAGCACGTGGGCCCGATCACCGACGCGCTCGCCACGTTCCGAACCGGCGGCGACGCGCCGGACCGCGACGAACCGGGGAATCCGACCCCGGTCGCCGTGCCCAACTTCTTCGGACAGCAGCGCTTCGGAAGCCGTCGACCGATCACGCACGCCGTCGGCCTGGCGATCGTCCGCGGCGAGTGGCGCGAGGCGGTCCGCATCTACGTCGCCGACGCCTACGACTCCGAACCCGATTCGACCCAGGACGCTCGCGCTGCCGCCGGCGACTGTTTCGACGACGGCGACTGGACCGGCGCGCTGGACGCGATGCCGAACCGGCTGGGCTACGAGCGGACGCTGCTCCACGCGCTGGAACGGGCGGACGCGGACCCCGGGGACGACGCTGCCGTCTTCCGAGAAGCACTGGCCGACCTGCCGGAGAACCTCCAGCGAATGTTCGTCCACGCCGCGCAGTCCTACGCGTTCAACCGGATACTCTCGGCGCGACTGGACGCCGGCCTGCCGTTCCACGAACCCGTCGCCGGCGACGTGGTCTGCTTTGCAGACGCGGGAGCGCCCGAAGAGGTCGCGCTCCCGGACACCGATCGGTTGCAGGCGGTCACTGCGGATCGCGTCGACACGATCGCTCGTCACTGCGAGCGAGGCCGGGCGTTCGTCACCGCGCCGCTCGTCGGGACGGACACCGACCTCGGCGACGGCGATCCGGGGGAGATCGAGCGGCGGATACTCGACGACCTCGACCTGTCGCCCGGCGATTTCGACCTGCCCGATCCGTTCGGCTCGACCGGGACGCGTCGGGCGGTGCTCGTCGGGACCGAGCTCTCGATCGACGACCACGACGAGCCGACGCTCTCCTTCGCGCTGCCGAAGGGATCCTACGCGACGGTGCTGCTGCGGGAGTACCTGAAAGTCGACCCAATCGCACTCGGGTAG
- the pth2 gene encoding peptidyl-tRNA hydrolase Pth2 — MKQAIVARADLNMGEGKLAAQVAHASLSAVEDADGTAKREWQGSGQKKIVLQANGEDQLFELADRAERAGLPHAIVRDAGHTQLEPGTVTALAIGPASERAVDEITGDLSLY; from the coding sequence ATGAAACAGGCCATCGTCGCCCGCGCGGATCTGAACATGGGCGAGGGCAAACTCGCCGCCCAGGTCGCGCACGCCTCTCTCTCCGCCGTCGAGGACGCCGACGGCACTGCCAAGCGAGAATGGCAGGGGAGCGGCCAGAAGAAGATCGTCCTGCAGGCGAACGGCGAGGACCAGCTCTTCGAACTCGCCGACCGCGCCGAGCGCGCCGGCCTCCCCCACGCCATCGTCCGGGACGCCGGCCACACGCAACTCGAACCGGGAACCGTCACCGCGCTCGCGATCGGTCCCGCCAGCGAGCGTGCCGTCGACGAGATCACCGGCGACCTCTCGCTGTACTGA
- a CDS encoding universal stress protein yields the protein MLERICIGVDGSDCARRATAVGVAIAEAADAHVDLVYVRKETDETAEQDANAVLEDALESCEDASVQVDGHSLTGKPATRLVSFADEHDADLLVLGRIGRTGLGKRLLGSVVHSAFRQSDRPILTVPEGDGQVEISDLLVPTDGSEAAERAAPMAGTIATDHDATVHALYALDLATAVGPFSAGGLTGPEIERLEADRKAHVDRLADRLRSDDAERSIQTVVVRNSPHRAIRDYVDEAGVDLVVMSSRGQTSALGQVLGSVTDRVLRTVDVPVLVVTDDR from the coding sequence ATGCTCGAACGGATCTGCATCGGCGTCGACGGGTCGGACTGCGCGCGACGAGCCACGGCGGTCGGCGTCGCCATCGCGGAAGCTGCTGACGCCCACGTAGACCTCGTCTACGTGAGGAAAGAAACGGACGAGACAGCCGAACAGGACGCCAATGCGGTCCTCGAAGACGCGCTCGAGTCCTGCGAGGACGCGTCAGTCCAGGTCGACGGCCACTCGCTCACCGGCAAACCGGCAACGCGCCTCGTTTCCTTCGCCGACGAGCACGACGCCGACCTGCTCGTCCTCGGTAGAATCGGGCGCACGGGCCTGGGCAAGCGGCTCCTCGGGAGCGTCGTTCACTCGGCGTTCCGACAGTCCGACCGTCCGATCCTCACAGTCCCCGAGGGCGACGGCCAGGTCGAGATATCCGACCTGCTCGTCCCCACGGACGGGAGCGAAGCCGCCGAACGAGCCGCACCGATGGCAGGGACGATCGCGACCGATCACGACGCGACCGTGCACGCGCTCTACGCACTCGACCTGGCGACCGCGGTCGGACCGTTCAGCGCCGGTGGCCTCACCGGCCCCGAGATCGAGCGCCTCGAAGCCGACCGCAAAGCGCACGTCGACCGCCTCGCCGATCGACTCCGAAGTGACGACGCAGAGCGCTCGATCCAGACGGTTGTCGTTCGGAACTCGCCACACAGGGCGATCCGTGACTACGTCGACGAGGCTGGCGTCGACCTGGTCGTCATGAGTTCCCGGGGCCAGACGAGCGCGCTGGGGCAGGTTCTCGGCAGCGTCACCGACCGGGTGCTTCGTACGGTCGACGTCCCCGTGCTCGTCGTAACGGACGATCGATGA
- a CDS encoding thioredoxin domain-containing protein, translated as MDDEDTITRRRALLAGGATIGFGAGVAYLATRSASTDSAYEPATIHEGSGTSGLGIELSGRPVVGDAAAPVDLYYWTDYLCPFCARFEANTLAKIGRNYVDAGQVRIPFLLFPNIGEYSMPAAIWDRCVWEQVGADDPMAYWNWHGEVFDVQRSSGEDWADDATFAEVTERVEGVSRSAVESCRETRSDAIRDRLDADVSAAQSAGIRGTPAFVVYNRENDRAGRLVGAHPYENFASAIDQVLAT; from the coding sequence ATGGACGACGAAGACACGATCACCCGGCGTCGGGCGCTCCTCGCGGGCGGTGCGACGATCGGGTTCGGCGCCGGCGTCGCGTACCTCGCGACGCGCTCGGCCTCGACGGACTCGGCCTACGAACCTGCGACGATTCACGAGGGCTCCGGTACCAGTGGTCTGGGCATCGAACTGTCGGGGCGTCCGGTCGTTGGCGACGCCGCTGCGCCGGTCGACCTCTACTACTGGACCGACTACCTCTGTCCGTTCTGTGCGCGCTTCGAAGCCAACACGCTCGCGAAGATCGGGCGAAACTACGTCGACGCCGGCCAGGTGCGCATCCCCTTCCTCCTGTTTCCGAACATCGGCGAGTACTCGATGCCCGCCGCGATCTGGGACCGCTGCGTCTGGGAGCAGGTCGGCGCCGACGATCCGATGGCGTACTGGAACTGGCACGGCGAGGTGTTCGACGTCCAGCGATCGTCCGGGGAGGACTGGGCCGACGACGCGACGTTCGCCGAGGTAACCGAACGGGTCGAGGGCGTCTCTCGATCGGCGGTCGAGTCCTGCAGGGAGACCCGCAGCGACGCGATTCGCGACCGCCTCGACGCAGACGTATCCGCGGCCCAGTCGGCCGGGATCCGCGGCACGCCCGCGTTCGTCGTCTACAACCGTGAGAACGACCGGGCTGGGCGCCTCGTCGGCGCCCACCCCTACGAGAACTTCGCGTCGGCGATCGACCAGGTGTTGGCGACGTGA
- the trxA gene encoding thioredoxin — protein MTTDTATNQSAETNDTPVPVNGQSDLEELVGDGGVVLADFYADWCGPCQMIAPVVEELAAETEATVAKVDVDANQPLAAAYGVRGVPTLVLFAGGEQVEEIVGVQSKDRLASLIDRYAN, from the coding sequence ATGACGACCGATACTGCTACGAATCAGAGCGCGGAGACGAACGACACGCCGGTGCCCGTGAACGGCCAGAGCGACCTCGAAGAACTGGTCGGCGACGGAGGCGTCGTGCTGGCGGACTTCTACGCCGACTGGTGTGGCCCCTGCCAGATGATCGCGCCCGTCGTCGAGGAACTGGCTGCAGAGACCGAGGCCACGGTCGCCAAGGTCGACGTCGACGCGAACCAGCCACTCGCTGCTGCCTACGGCGTCCGTGGCGTCCCGACGCTGGTGCTGTTCGCCGGCGGCGAACAGGTCGAGGAGATCGTCGGCGTCCAGTCCAAGGATCGCCTCGCGTCGCTGATCGACCGCTACGCGAACTGA
- a CDS encoding helix-turn-helix domain-containing protein, protein MPDSMSEQLQQDMECEGLLECFHGLKQLDKDCFQALVAADDPLTVDEIAEGVDRERSTAYRAVQRLLQTGFIQKEQVNYEQGGYYHVYSPTDPQKIADDMQRMLNDWYAKMGQLIQEFESKYDETEATASIQS, encoded by the coding sequence ATGCCAGATTCGATGTCCGAACAACTCCAGCAGGACATGGAGTGTGAGGGGCTCCTGGAGTGTTTCCACGGGCTGAAGCAGCTCGACAAGGACTGTTTCCAGGCGCTCGTCGCGGCCGACGACCCCCTCACGGTCGACGAGATCGCCGAGGGCGTGGACCGCGAGCGATCGACCGCCTACCGCGCCGTCCAGCGTCTTCTGCAGACCGGATTCATCCAGAAGGAACAGGTCAACTACGAACAGGGCGGCTACTATCACGTCTACTCGCCGACGGATCCACAGAAGATCGCCGACGACATGCAGCGGATGCTCAACGACTGGTACGCCAAGATGGGCCAGCTCATCCAGGAGTTCGAGTCGAAGTACGACGAGACAGAGGCGACCGCGTCCATCCAGAGCTAA
- a CDS encoding sulfite exporter TauE/SafE family protein yields the protein MSVAMLALFVGFGLLIGILFGFFGMGGSFLVTPALLVMGYESSVAVGSGLAFVFGTSVIATLKHRDLGQVDYKLGVLMIAGTTAGIEVGKEIVLHLQELGLAGSVISVTYVVLLGGIGAFVTYEAIKGDGGGGVDHDVEDVDPDEDLSDDIPDIAKKIQSYHLPPMIDLRGGVSVSLWMILAVAFATGLLSGLLGVGGGFIRMPALFYLIGVPVPIAVGTDLFEIVFSGGIGSFLYAMDGGVNLGIVVPLLAGSALGARVGSAATSIVDEDEIKVYFGVMLLGGAVAVAVRQIGNATGIEELSIVSMVLILGSALLVSGAVVQSSLSALRESNRSGSTIAD from the coding sequence ATGAGCGTGGCGATGCTGGCCCTGTTCGTCGGCTTCGGCCTCCTGATCGGCATCCTCTTCGGCTTCTTCGGGATGGGCGGTTCCTTCCTGGTGACGCCGGCACTGCTGGTCATGGGCTACGAGTCCAGCGTCGCCGTCGGGAGCGGTCTCGCGTTCGTCTTCGGGACCTCGGTTATCGCGACGTTGAAACACCGCGACCTCGGGCAGGTCGACTACAAGCTCGGGGTGTTGATGATCGCTGGGACGACTGCCGGCATCGAGGTCGGCAAGGAAATCGTGCTCCACCTCCAGGAACTCGGCCTGGCCGGGAGCGTCATCAGCGTCACTTACGTCGTCCTGCTGGGTGGCATCGGTGCGTTCGTCACCTATGAGGCGATCAAGGGTGACGGCGGCGGTGGCGTCGACCACGACGTGGAGGACGTCGACCCCGACGAGGACCTCTCCGACGACATCCCCGACATCGCCAAGAAAATTCAGTCGTATCACCTCCCGCCGATGATCGACCTGCGAGGCGGCGTCAGCGTCTCGCTGTGGATGATCCTCGCCGTCGCATTCGCGACCGGCCTGCTGTCCGGGCTGCTCGGCGTCGGCGGCGGATTCATCCGCATGCCCGCGCTGTTCTACCTGATCGGCGTGCCGGTCCCGATCGCCGTCGGGACGGACCTGTTCGAGATCGTCTTCTCGGGCGGGATCGGGAGCTTCCTCTACGCGATGGACGGCGGCGTCAACCTCGGCATCGTCGTTCCGCTGCTGGCTGGGAGCGCCCTGGGTGCCCGCGTCGGTTCCGCGGCCACCAGCATCGTCGACGAGGACGAGATCAAGGTGTACTTCGGCGTGATGCTGCTGGGCGGCGCGGTCGCGGTCGCAGTCCGACAGATCGGCAACGCGACCGGGATCGAGGAGCTGAGCATCGTCAGCATGGTGCTGATCCTCGGCTCCGCGCTGCTGGTCAGCGGTGCAGTCGTGCAGAGCAGCCTGAGTGCGCTGCGGGAATCCAACCGCTCCGGCTCGACCATCGCGGACTGA
- a CDS encoding universal stress protein: protein MRAIYATDLSAASEAAIENETCLECLERIGVDTFHLVTVIPSNVHAGMPGMRFEERREQALDRYSRVMEDAGFDVETHVVRGTPHRRINGVAESVRADLTIVGSRGKSPLENRVIGSTARNLARTTVVPLVVNRIEREAEQPDVLREHLFQRVLFATDFSENAERAFDSFSYLRHATQEATLVHVESPKDPIPEEAEPSPEERLDELAETLEQWDIETEIDVRRGDPSDEILAAEEEFVPTTTLVGSRGRSRMRRLLLGSTSEDIVARANGNVFLVPPPRTA, encoded by the coding sequence ATGCGAGCAATATACGCGACCGACCTGTCGGCTGCGAGCGAGGCTGCTATCGAGAACGAGACCTGCCTGGAGTGTCTCGAGCGCATCGGCGTCGACACCTTCCACCTCGTCACGGTCATCCCTTCCAACGTGCACGCGGGGATGCCGGGCATGCGCTTCGAGGAGCGCCGGGAGCAGGCGCTCGACCGCTACAGTCGCGTGATGGAGGACGCGGGCTTCGACGTCGAGACCCACGTCGTCCGCGGAACGCCTCACCGTCGGATCAACGGCGTCGCCGAGTCCGTCCGGGCGGACCTCACCATCGTCGGGTCGCGCGGGAAGAGCCCGCTCGAGAACCGCGTGATCGGCTCGACCGCACGGAACCTCGCGCGAACGACCGTCGTCCCGCTCGTGGTCAATCGGATCGAACGCGAGGCCGAACAGCCGGACGTCCTCCGGGAGCACCTCTTCCAGCGCGTGCTCTTCGCCACGGACTTCTCGGAGAACGCCGAGCGCGCGTTCGACTCCTTCTCCTACCTCCGCCACGCGACCCAGGAGGCCACGCTGGTCCACGTCGAGTCCCCGAAGGATCCGATCCCGGAGGAGGCCGAGCCGTCGCCCGAGGAGCGCCTCGACGAACTCGCCGAGACGCTGGAACAGTGGGACATAGAGACGGAGATCGACGTCCGGCGCGGCGATCCGTCCGACGAGATCCTCGCCGCCGAGGAGGAGTTCGTCCCCACGACCACGCTCGTCGGGTCCCGTGGCCGAAGCCGGATGCGACGGCTGCTCCTCGGGAGCACCTCCGAAGACATCGTCGCGCGTGCGAACGGGAACGTGTTCCTCGTCCCGCCGCCACGGACGGCCTGA